The genomic stretch CGTGGCCGCGGTCCTGGTGGGCGGTGGGCTCGTCGGCCAGCAGCACCGCCGGGCGCAGCAGCAGGGCCCGCGCCACCGCCACCCGCTGCTGCTCACCGAGGGAGGCCTGGTGCGGGTAGCGGTCGGCCAGGTGGTCCAGCCCGAAGCCGGCCAGCAGCGCGGCGGCCCGGGGCCCGTCGTCGGCCAGGGTGCCGCGCAGCCGGGCGGGCAGCAGCACGTTGTCGGCCAGGCTCAGGTCGGCGACCAGCCCGAGCGCCTGCGGCACCAGGGCCAGCTCCGGCCAGCCCAGCGCGTCCGGTCGCCGGCCGGCCAGGTCGCCGGCGTAGGTCAGCTGCCCGGCGTCGGCGGTCTCCCACCCGCACAGCAGCGCCAGCAGCGTCGACTTGCCCGACCCCGAGGGGC from Modestobacter roseus encodes the following:
- a CDS encoding ABC transporter ATP-binding protein; translated protein: MSGGFRGTGLVKHYRRGAESVAALAGVDLAVAAGEFVALVGPSGSGKSTLLALLCGWETADAGQLTYAGDLAGRRPDALGWPELALVPQALGLVADLSLADNVLLPARLRGTLADDGPRAAALLAGFGLDHLADRYPHQASLGEQQRVAVARALLLRPAVLLADEPTAHQDRGHADRLLDAVRAAADDGAAVLVATHDEIAWSRADRVLSMRDGLVTAGAPV